A portion of the Juglans microcarpa x Juglans regia isolate MS1-56 chromosome 1D, Jm3101_v1.0, whole genome shotgun sequence genome contains these proteins:
- the LOC121255289 gene encoding putative disease resistance protein At1g50180 translates to MADAIVSIVVERLGDLLIQKAKSSLHGVSDQVELLQDELKLIRCLLKDADARQNERENIVRQCVADIRDVAYDAEDIIERYALEVGSRKGRGIQNVLKRFLCFLGEAKAISQTSSEIGKITKRISTLNSHLQNYGIKFDSKEAGGPSSLSEKIREQRQTYAHVEYDHVVVGLEDNLKEVVACLTEEVKYKYRVVSICGMGGLGKTTLARKIYHHQEVKTHFNCRAWACISQQCQRRDVWEGVMIGLISPSKVQRDEIRSMTDAELAEKLCEIQQRKKCLVVLDDIWKVADWNSLCAAFPMNHTNSRILLTSRNEDLALQVDPRGPLHKLPFLNDENSWELLQNLAISWRSEDSKIKEDMSCLGKEMVTYCKGLPLAVIVLGGLLATKQTLEEWTHVHRNVKSYIHQQKDLGINTVLALSYDDLPSHLKLCFLYLGHFPEDFEIRTKELIQMWMAEGLILQTRSNKETLEDVGERYLQQLVQRCMVQVGQKSFVAGIKTCRLHDLMRDFCVEKAKLENFLNVININDESNEEIEAPIGKVRRVAISGGSNLVIVSRSQKYFHLRSLLTFSVPLEDQKSMLGNFKYLRVFNFVISTINRSRVLDLPPEINSLIHLRFLSLRYTGVRSISSLENLKCLQTLDLRSTNREANVPNDMFRNMEHLRHLYLPRFSRVNGKLQLANASKLQTLVNIPVSICDVKDLTTGFDEFGKKLMPSKFTFNCLHVLKITIQQRSNNKRVDITPMVTSCPHIYELRLWGKIEKLPEHDKISPHLIQLKLNWTHLEEDPMLILEKLPNLKILHLGSSACTGEKMICSVRGFPQLQSLSLVDLNKLEEWKVEEGSLPSLCHLKIERCHKLRMVPNGLQFITTLQKLEIINMPMRFRDRLGKGGRDFYKIRHVSSLQI, encoded by the exons ATGGCAGATGCTATCGTCTCTATTGTGGTGGAAAGGCTTGGTGATTTGCTCATACAAAAAGCAAAATCCAGCTTGCACGGGGTGAGCGACCAAGTTGAACTGCTACAAGATGAGCTCAAACTGATCCGATGTCTCCTAAAAGATGCAGATGCGAGgcaaaatgaaagagagaataTTGTACGCCAGTGTGTTGCAGATATCAGAGATGTTGCTTATGACGCCGAAGATATTATTGAGAGGTATGCCCTCGAAGTTGGCTCCAGAAAGGGAAGAGGCATACAAAATGTCCTCAAGAGGTTTCTCTGCTTCTTGGGAGAAGCAAAAGCTATTTCTCAAACTAGCTCAGAGATTGGTAAAATAACAAAGAGAATTTCTACATTGAACTCACATTTACAAAATTATGGCATAAAATTTGATTCGAAGGAAGCTGGAGGCCCGAGTTCTTTGAGTGAGAAGATAAGAGAGCAAAGGCAAACTTATGCACATGTTGAATATGATCATGTTGTTGTTGGATTGGAGGATAACCTGAAGGAAGTGGTGGCTTGTTTGACAGAAGAGGTCAAATACAAGTACAGAGTCGTTTCCATATGTGGTATGGGCGGTCTTGGAAAGACTACTCTTGCTAGAAAGATTTATCATCACCAAGAAGTCAAGACTCACTTCAATTGTCGTGCCTGGGCATGTATTTCTCAACAATGTCAAAGAAgagatgtttgggaaggagttATGATCGGTCTTATCTCTCCATCTAAAGTGCAGAGAGATGAAATTCGAAGCATGACAGATGCAGAGCTTGCTGAGAAACTTTGTGAAATTCAGCAGCGAAAGAAATGTTTGGTGGTTCTAGATGATATCTGGAAAGTTGCGGATTGGAACAGTTTATGTGCTGCCTTCCCAATGAATCATACAAACAGCAGAATATTGCTTACCTCTCGTAATGAAGACTTGGCTTTGCAAGTAGATCCAAGGGGCCCCCTTCACAAATTACCATTTCTAAATGATGAAAACAGCTGGGAATTGCTTCAAAACTTAGCAATATCATGGAGATCAGAAG ATTCTAAAATCAAGGAAGATATGAGCTGTTTAGGAAAAGAGATGGTTACATATTGTAAGGGTTTACCATTGGCCGTCATTGTCTTAGGAGGACTTTTGGCAACAAAGCAGACGTTAGAAGAGTGGACACACGTGCATAGAAATGTTAAATCATACATTCATCAACAGAAAGATCTTGGAATAAACACGGTGTTGGCTTTAAGTTATGATGATTTGCCTTCACACTTGAAATTGTGCTTCTTATATTTAGGCCATTTCCCAGAGGATTTTGAGATACGGACTAAGGAGTTAATTCAAATGTGGATGGCTGAAGGTCTTATACTTCAAACTAGAAGTAACAAGGAAACACTGGAGGATGTTGGCGAACGATATTTACAGCAGCTAGTTCAAAGGTGTATGGTACAAGTAGGACAAAAGAGTTTTGTTGCAGGGATCAAAACTTGTCGTCTCCATGATCTCATGAGAGACTTCTGTGTGGAAAAAGCTAAATTGGAAAACTTTCTCAATGTCATCAATATTAATGATGAGTCCAATGAAGAAATAGAAGCTCCCATTGGTAAAGTTAGAAGAGTTGCTATCAGTGGTGGATCAAATCTCGTTATAGTATcaagatcacaaaaatattttcacctAAGGTCTCTTCTAACATTCTCTGTGCCTTTGGAAGATCAAAAGTCTATGCTAGGGAACTTCAAATATCTTAGAgtctttaattttgtaatatcgACTATCAATCGCAGTCGAGTATTGGATTTGCCCCCTGAGATCAATAGTCTCATCCACTTGAGATTCTTATCTCTTAGGTATACTGGTGTAAGAAGTATCTCATCTCTAGAAAATTTGAAGTGCTTGCAAACACTAGATTTGCGATCAACAAATCGCGAAGCTAATGTGCCAAATGATATGTTCAGAAATATGGAGCACTTGCGGCATCTGTATCTACCTCGGTTTTCCAGAGTCAATGGGAAGTTGCAACTAGCTAATGCTAGTAAGCTACAAACACTTGTGAATATTCCTGTTTCCATATGTGATGTTAAAGATCTGACGACTGGATTTGACGAGTTTGGAAAGAAGTTAATGCCTTCAAAGTTCACATTCAATTGTCTTCATGTTCTTAAGATCACCATTCAACAAAGGAGCAATAATAAGAGAGTGGATATAACACCAATGGTAACGAGTTGTCCTCACATATATGAACTACGACTTTGGGGGAAAATAGAGAAATTGCCGGAACATGACAAAATTTCTCCGCATCTTATCCAGTTGAAGTTAAATTGGACTCATCTTGAAGAAGACCCAATGCTGATTTTGGAGAAGTTACCCAACTTAAAGATTCTCCACCTTGGGTCTTCTGCCTGCACAGGAGAGAAGATGATTTGTTCTGTAAGAGGATTTCCTCAACTTCAATCTCTCAGCCTTgttgatttaaataaattagaggAGTGGAAGGTGGAGGAAGGATCCTTGCCTAGCCTCTGCCATTTGAAGATTGAACGTTGCCACAAACTCAGGATGGTTCCAAATGGACTTCAGTTTATCACTACCCTACAAAAATTGGAAATCATAAACATGCCCATGCGATTCAGAGATAGACTTGGCAAAGGAGGACGAGATTTCTACAAAATCCGACACGTGTCttcccttcaaatttga